The following is a genomic window from Ptiloglossa arizonensis isolate GNS036 chromosome 11, iyPtiAriz1_principal, whole genome shotgun sequence.
gaattaaaataaaaacttgCAACATGGTAGAAGTAACTACAGTAGGACAACACTCTTGTTTGCAATTTGAGTAAATTCAATTCCTAGGCTTTTTCTGTCATAACTTGTAAATGCTTGAAAATCCGTTTTAatgcaaacattttttttctcaaacatttttgCTTAAAAAATAATGGGGAGAATTTTAAACTTTCAAGATGTAGACCAAATTGAGATCTCAACAAATAAATACAGTAATGTGAATTGCAAGCAACGTTTGTTAATTATAGTTTACTAGTTAATGGCTATTGAGAAACAAATTActgatacaatttttaataaaaaaaatgaatttacgaGATTAAAATTATGATGTCCCAGGTACTCTTGCAGCCTCTCTCTAAAAGTAACAATAGTTACATTGTAAAACTATTTGTAAgaaatgtgaaagtaaaaatctTGTAGAATGGTTGCAACAGAGTTAGGCCCGCTAAGTAGTGTAATATTGTTGGTTACAAATGCTTTAATagattacaaataaaaaaataatggcTTTCTACTTAGTGATATGTCTACAAGGTTATTTGGATGTCTGTTTTCGACCTATTGTTTCAATTTAATGTAACAAACATGGTTTTGTCAATGTTCGACGAAAAACAAACCAGGATTTCTATGCAACAATTTGTACTTCATTGAGTCTATTAGCATGCTTTATTGTATGCACTGCAGCCATAAAATTCAGTTAATTTTTGTTGTTTGAAATACATACCCTTTATATTGGGCTCGTGTATGCACGCACGCATGCACACGCGTACACAATATAATGTTCTTATCCACGTACATGCGATTTTAAAAACTTGAACAcagataaattgaaaaaaaaaagaaaaaacactacAGATTATTTACAATGCATCTTtatgataatattaataaataaatacttgaaaaataacATTAACTATTCATTTTTCACACTCaaggaaataaacaaaattgtaataGGCAAGAAATTAGGCactaataaaaatgtaattccaatcattttataatttctttatagtattaattaaatCTATATTCCTATACAATAAGGTAGTTTCCATTTAAAATTAACATAAAATCCCACTTTATATGCCGAACAATAAAGTTTTAAATGCACATAGAATATGAATTAAAAATTGCTCTTGAATTCACTCaggataatatttcaaatagatAACATGCGAAAAGCagaaaaaattgcaaagaaTATGACTGTAACTTGCTTATTGGTACTAACCAAATATGAATTCACATATTtcatgaaatataatatacatacatgCACACACAAAATGAACAATTATACAAGTAATAACAagcgaataataaaaatttaatattttacatacacAGGCGGTTGTCCATCTTGTGTTACAGGGTGACCTAGACCTCTTGAGAGATTAAATAGGAAATCTTGTATCATGTTCTGTACAGACATATGCCCATCTTGCCTACCCCGACCACTGTTTAATGCAAGAAAAACTAATCAATTAACTTAACAATAccttattattcattatttaaagTATATTGCGTTTACAACAAATACAggataaatacaaatatcaagAGGTATCAAAGAGAAAATGACAATTTACTGTATGCTTAGtgctaattaattttaattcttgtTAATTAAGTTTTATTGTTATATGAAATGCTATGAATATGTTAATATAATTCACAAATAAATTAATGTTGTGGATAtgcataaatatattttatttgtattatatttgcaatttctaaaaaaaaattaatttagaaatattcaaagtaGCAAATGATTGCAAATAAATATGCAGATATTTTAtgttatatttaaaaacttatatttgtatacatttgaaatattaataagGATAAAAACAATATACCTGTTAGCATGACGTGTAACACGAGTATTTTGGAGCCAAATACCTCGTCTTCTACTAGCAAGAACATTATTTCTGTTGGGAGCATTTGATGTTTGTCCTCGAGTAGTCAGACGCAACACCATTTCTATTAGACGGGGATCTAGATCGTAAAGCTGTGAAAACTACATATAAAATATTGTGTCATAATTAAGATTAAGATTTAGATTAATaaaggaaaatagaaaaaagaactaACATCTTCACTCACATATGGTAGAAGATCATTGACATCGGCTAAATCTACACTGGTAATGTCCATTCCTGAGTTAATATCGTTGCTACTATCGTTGTTACTACTTTCTAATTCTTCTATAAAACCACTCGCACATCTTGGACATGTATAATcctgaacaaaaattaaacaatataataaatatgtaaacgttataaattaaataattttgtaaaaattaattttatataagtTTAAGTTCATATTATGTGCAAAATAAAGTAAACATATTGTCATATAAATGGTATGTACAAGATATTTTATACTTCGTATATATTtgtcaaaaaaaaatatatacttatagaattaattaatttatacatACAAATTATTTGTCTTTTTCGTATACTTTAATAATCAAAAGTGCAAAGTATActgttaataattttgtaaagaaaTTAATTGTTGGAAATACTGTTGAAATTAATCATAGGTTTAAAAAGATGATTTCAAGTAATTAGAATATAAAGACCGTTCGAATTAAACGGTTTTCGACGTACATAAATTTCGTGTGAAAGCTGGTTGTTTTTACAATGTAGGGgcatcgatcgattataacaaTACGGTCGTGTAAAGcaaaaatttgtgaaattattTCAGGATAATAACTCGTATAAAATCGCTTTCCCACCCCGGAACGAGAAGCAAGAAAAAAAGTTTTCACGCATGATATCGAATGACAGATCGAAATAAAAGATTTGGGATTTCAGGAAGAAAATTATATCATATTGATGATTATCAACCTAAAAAATGTATAGGTATACTTACAGGTCGTAAACGTTCAATTTCGATACTGCATTTGTGACAAAAAAATCGGGACATTGGAGTCCCGTCCACAACGGCTTCCGCCATGTTTTAAGTGTCCTCCTTGCTCCTCTTGCCTATTTCTGACTATCGTGGTGGATTGTAATCCGTCACAACTCTTCGTGTAGTTGATTGCGTTTTAAGCGATTGTCGAATCTGAGCTGGAAAACTACTGATTTTAGGTGATACCTTTGCGTAGCACGAGATGGCGTCCGATTAAATTAGTCGATTGCGCATTAACGCCTTGTTGTTGCATTCAATTGTAACtgttcaatattatttttctcattttcttacTTCTGTCGGTACTTCGAATTTGTTCCTTGATTAGCCATACATTACCTCTTGTGACTTTATTTTTCGAAGTCTGTTCGAAGGATATTCACGGGACCACTTTCCCGGTAAAAAAAACTTTCGGCTAGCAACTGTTAAATCAACAAAAATAAACACTTTTCCTTCTTAACCAAACTGAAAgtcttttattttctataatacgaaaaatatcgaatctGCCAAGTTGATTGCTTTATCGATCGTCACGTGTGCGCATATCGTGTGTAAACTCCAAATATATCTTGACGAAAAACATCTTCTAGAGGTTAGGTCAcatgcgcacgcgcgcgcgtaagATGCGTATATAAAAGTTAGACACCATTCTTActtcttgaaaaaaaatattcctcgtTTAGCCGCATTATAAGAATGATAATGAAAAGTAGTTGAATATTATCAAAATGAAATTTACATATTGTAATGAAGATGATACGCGTCTCGAAATAACATAAAAGACATTTGCAATTTGCGATGTATCGAAATTAATGTCGACATCATACTACATAGCCACATCTACACAGCATACACAGGTAAATATACCTTGTCCGTAAGCACATACGCGCATGTGAATAGCTATTTATACAAGATTTTTGGTTCGTTTTCTGCGCTTGCGCATGGACACGTGGTATAACTAGAAATTGAGACGCATGCCTCCTTGAAATATCTATATACATGAACTGATCACGTGTTCTATGTCTCGTGTAACACACCTATCTATGTAATTAGGTGTTATGCACAAGTCCATCGCAAGGTAGGCAACTGAACTATTGGACCTCATGTATATAAAGGCCtcaaatatacaaaaaaaagtggtttaaaaattttttgctctcatAATCAGTTCTTAATTTGATCGTTTAATGATTTTGGTATAAAGAACAATATTATTGCATTTTGTTCCAGATTAACTAGTTAGACTCATTAGTGAGCCATACCTCATTAATCgtttgaataatatatttaaattaattatatactAATGATATTAAGACGTAATAATATTGCTCATTGTATCAAAAACATTACTTATTACACAGACAAGAGTTTTTGTTTACTATCGTGGGGGTCGCTACAAAGTAAATGACCCCTGGTTTCTCGATCTCTCAAAGGCCCGAGTTATACGATAGTAGAGCATTAAAAAAGATGTATGTACACTGAGAGGCacgcaaaaataaaattaatcatttctttagttttgaaatttaaagtacTAGCAGTTTTACTCCAAATTACTTGTGTTTAAAGAATAACAGGATAGAGAAGTTAGTTAAATTAAACGAACACTAGCTGCTAACGACTAGCTTATATAAATTATTGGTTTATTACAATCAAATGATAGCCTGCCGACATAAATTTCCTAATGTAACTTATATTAATTCATAATACTTCACTTACACAAGTAAGTGCAATACTGATCCCTTCTAAAACTACtcagataaatatattacaatgcTTTAAATTACTAGACGAACAGTTAGGTAATTCAAGTGTTTGTACCGTTTGAGCTACGAGAATTTTAAACGCTTTCTCAAATTCATTTCACGTCAAATTTGTTGTATGTACCCTTCCTCGCCGAACGATTTTATGCATATAGaaagatatttattatataatgaaCACATTTTCTTCAAAAATGGAATATAGTCGAGTTTAATGAACACACGAAATGCATCGACTATAATAGGAGAAGATTCCGATTTTGTCAGAATccacttatatttataagtatgtatgtacatacatgcATATGAATTGCTTCCGCATCATTTGTCATTTGTTTTCTTAAAACAAAATCTTATCAGCGTCATTTTTTATAACTCTTATCATTTGCGGTATACCGTATTTTTTGACTGTATCTCGTTATTATAGATTCATTTTATACTTGAATTGCTGTCTTTATTTTGTCGTAAGTTCAGTAGAAAATCAATGCTAgatgaaaattttttataaaaaaaaaaaaatcaatgatatagagaaaaatattttacatttttttattacaattatttcaaacgatCACTATGAACATTATGTCTTAGACATTTCACCAAAATAGTGATTTTAATCACTataaattaacaaattatttttataaacaatGGTTCAATGTCTATCAATGTTCATTTTCTCGATTTTGAATCTATAAATCTATGTACATACATCCATACGTACATTTTCTTTTGTACTGTTACAATCctaattaatgaaaacattccATTATAGATTATACCAAAAGTTTTAACAACCTTGAAACAGTTATAAATTTAAGAAACGAGATTAGTGCATTTTTAGTTTAACTTTGTGATTATCTGTATATTTTTGTAGATCCTGTTTTGATTTtcatgtttattttaattaaaacgaaTTCATACGAGCTTTTTTGACTACACAGTAGAAGATCAACAATGTATGTCCCTGATGTATGCTTcattaaaatacacatatacatatatgaaaCAATCGATGATAAGTTACTGATTTGGAAGAAATATAGTACCATTTAGTCTACATATACATTCTTTATATATTCTGGGTGGTCCAGAAATAAGTAGCCAAAGTTTAAGAACGTATTCTACTCACTGTAAAGTCAAAAAAAAGTCATATGAATATGGATCTGAGAACGCTTTCTTTCCCAGTTATAAACACTTTTTGTTTGCAACAAAGTTTGGTCAGAATGCTTGAGTAAATTTGAAGTTATAagtaattttattgttttctCTCTATTAGTAGTAAATAATAATGTCAATTACAGTGGAATGAGTTTATTTCTTTATGGAAAAATCTTTTGTTTATGATACTTCTATTGCTACTgtggaaataaatttgaaatactaTAAAAACGTATGCAACAGTCCATAAAATGTCGATGTGAGGCATTCATTGCTACATTCTTATCAAATTTTgtcataaataaaaaatatttataactgaAAAAGGAAGCATTTTTGGGTCCATATTTATGAGATTTTTACTATCTACTTCTAAAACATTGTATAGATACTTATACATATACAAGGCAATCTATTTTAATCTGCAAATAAATATCTCTTAAaaagttgtattaaaaaaaatgaagatacAATGCTTAAAGAATTTTTAAGGAGGTATAAGaattttataaagaaaaatttgtaattagaaTTGTTCAAAGTATATTAAGgtcattaaaaattatttaaataccaaacctattttttgcaaatttatGTTCCGTGATTCTTAAATGTGATGATAAATGTTTTGTTTTCAAATTCTTCAATAAAATCATGCAGTATATAGTCTGATTGaaataatataaacaaataaaaatgtcttttcacaaataaaaattgaagttaCTTTCAGCTGTTGGAAATGTTCTTAAAAAAGtgatttttattacattatttgTTTCTTCTAATCAAACATATCTTCAATTTCCTCAAACATTGTTTTGTATTATAAACCACGGTAATGCCATAAATGCTGTATTTTTTTAGTGACTGATcctgtatacatatacatatccaTATACACATTAAAAGGAATTACATGATGattaatttagaatatttttcagcTCTGGCTTGCAGAAATGGCAACGATAATGACCAAAATAACCAAAAATATATAGATAATTTTGTCAAAATTACAAGCCCGTCTGTTATACATGTCAAATCTGTTTGACATATTACCTTACATTAATCTTGTCCAATAAATGCAGTATGTACGTTACACAGTAGTGCAGATTCACTGTGTAGTAAGTCTACGGTCTTTGTAATTGTGGTTTATAATTCTTGTTTATAATGTTTATAATGGTGGAAAACACCATTTTTATGACCTGTTGGTCATGTTTGCAAAACTCTAACACACGTAGTACCTTCTCATCGTTACCATTGTTTCCTTCACTTTGCTTTTAAAtgtcacatatatatatatatatatatataaatcaaaTATCAATAATTAGTATATATATTACGATATTTTCGATGCCTTGAGTTTACTAATATTAGCCACAAAAGAGTAGAGTACTGATCATCGATGGTTTATACCTCGCACACGATAACACGTTGTAAAACGAATCTATAGGTTTTGCTCAGATATTTTAAAGAGAGCTATTTTTTTCTTAAGTTaagatttaattaataataaaactttCCAATATCTATTAGAATTGATCGCTAAATGTCTAAACTGTAAATGAGAATAAATATTGTGAACCCTTATTAggtacgaaacaattttctagTTTCATTGTCAGTCGTTTTGTAAACCCAAAATCCAAGATATTTACATTAAAGATAAAATATTTGACAGACCAATTTAAATTGCACTTAATAAGAATGATTATATTGTGAAAGAATCTCTtgtttatagaaaattattagTAACATCAAGTAATAATGTTCATATCACTTTTCAAGGCATATGAAAAATAAGTTTgaataatatacaatttttataagaagaaataaatatctataattttacaaatatttgtgtAAGGTAACTATAGTTTACAGGCAATTATATTTCTGTTACAACATGCTAGGCAGCTCTTAAATGTGccttatttttaagtttatatcaGATGGAGGTGTCTCACAAAGATATAACAAAAACTTATAGCGCAATTAACAAAAACAGAACCTGCACATACAAAACTAGTAAGATTTATCATAATGGTATCAAAATGCAGACCAATTTAATAATCACAATTTAGTATATTATTGGTAATTACACGTTCTAGCGCTATTAACCGCTACAATGTTTGTTATGGCAGCCAAGAAAGACAATTTTGTGTGTCATGTAAAAAtccaaataatttaaaataattaagaaaggaATTATATATCGTGCGTTCTTTGTTAACGCGTAATTTGCATTCAGTCCAATCGGGAACATTTCGGTATTGTTAAGTAGTCAGTCGAATTCTTAGATTCTATCAATACCTAGACATTGAAATGATTAAAGATTACGTGCTGTAGGAAATTATCGCTTTTTCATGTTTGATACACGTTAAAATTCACTAATTATCAATCGTTGATAATTAGCGTTTCATTCACTGTATTTCTATAGCGTACAATAAAAGTATATAGTATTAGGCTACGTGTCTACTTGAGAGTAAAACTGTCGTGAATCGTTCTCAAGGGTGTTTCTCGTCAATGGAGATTGCATTTAAGAGTGTCAGACTTTTAAATACGGTCTCCATTGATGAGGAATACTCTTAAGACCAATTTGCGAcagttttactttcaaatggataCGTAGCCTTACAAGCGGTTCAAAAAGGaatgtaatttttcttaatACCATACGGAATACAATTGTATAGacataaaaattttttttatatcaggTTGTTAAAATCAGtcagtgaaaattttcgcgatatATTATGCGATCAAACCGTTTACAAATAGAATACGGATGActacatttaattttttcataaaaaatccgAGAAAAAATACATCACGAAAAGAGTATTTCACACAGAAAGTGAAACCTATAATTTTCCTGAGTATTAATTTATGTTTAAAGACGATACATGTGCGTGCATGCACTGCGGATTCCGCACACACATTCACAGATGAATACAATGGAAAACGAGACGTTTGCATGGTCGCTAAAAAAGCATAATGTTGTGTGATACAACACGCATTAAGTCTGATTCACACTATTCGAACCAATGGAACTGCTTAAACGGGTAAAGATACTGTTACTGCACAGCGTATTGTAGGTCTGCATTTCACATCAAACACAAAGTTAAAGATAATAAATTTGATGACGTATTTGACAGCAATCGAAAATGTGAAACGATTTTCACTGATATGTATTTTCAAAAGATTTTAGAATGCGCGCATCTCACTAACTTGATGTGACAATAAGAATATAgtcttcaattttttataagaaaaatttaaaataggacaaaaatttgtaaataatattattaactaattcaaaatattatattataccatATATGGTATGGACCATGTTACTTAATAAAATGCAGGAAAGATCCTCAATGATATTTAAAGATTAAATGTCATATAGATACTAAAATTGTAACTGTAATGACATTATGATGAGTTACTAAGTCAGTATTGATTTATTtgcaatatttcatttttcatgtCATATTCAACCTTTTACTATCGATAAGAATATGTTTGAGCTAATAGAACGTTAATGTACAAGTTGTGTGTAACAGTACGTATAGTGTGAACCAATTTGCTCTTTACACGTTATTGTATTATCCAGTTGATAGAaatgtatgtataatttttgcAATGACAAGAATAATGAAGTTTATTATTCGACTCCAATGGAGATAAAGCGATAAAAATTGAGTTTTCATTCTTCTCGATTAATTTGTAACGAATGATATGCATCAAACatagtttaaaaaaattctagagATGCTATAAAGCTATTTTGTTTTTCAGTATTCATTAATTTGAACCTATAGAAATTGTAAGTTGTGATGCTACAATAGGTATATCTAAAATTTGCTCCCACAGtataataacgtgtaaagaactGTGAAAGCAAAAATATGACTCATCTTCATCATAGATCGTGCACTGTCCGAATATATAAATTACACGAACAGTTCAGATTTGACAGTGAACGAGATAGAAAACATATTTTAGTGGTACAGAAATTCTATCAATAACAATGTGACATTGTTGCCCGCAACGCAATAAAATGTGAACATCGTCCATCTATCGTAATATTGAATTTTGGCAATGGTAATGCATTACAGATCATCTTAATAGCTATGTGATGTGTGGgaattatacgtaatattcTCGCGATTAATTTTCGTCCGACGATTCTGTTGAACTTTGTGGCATGGTGTTGAACCAATTTTCTCGAACTCCAGTACTCCTGAACATAAAAAAATATGAtgataatattcaaaattatataCACACTAAgcacatatttaaaaatttattaaaagtgtCTGGGTGCTctctttgtttcaaatttgtcAAATACATACTTGGATTACCTAAAACTAGGCAGACAATAACATAaggataatattaaaaatagaaacagGAAACAAGAAGATATACAATGatagtaaattttattaaaaaggaCACTGATGTCTCTGTACAAGCTGTTATTATGTAGGACGAATAATCTAATCATTTTCTAATCATTGTGATAGCAACGTAATAGCAACAATAAAaagcattatttattttttcaattaccTTGTTCGTTGACGAGTATTTATGGGCAGTGTAAGCGAAGTTTTGTAATACTGAGGCGTAGTATTCGAAGCTGTTTCGTCCGGTCTTCTATGTAACGTCATAGTTTCGTGTGGAGATGTAACTAATTCATCCTCGTTATCCAGGTAGTAACGAGAACCTGTCGCACTTTTGCAATTTTCACATTCACTTCTATAATCATCAGTATCATCATGAAGAGTAGGAAGAGCTTGCATGCTGCAAGTGCAAGCTACCGATTCAAaacttccttcttcgttaatttcattTGCTACATTCAATGGTGGCTGAAacatatgaaaattattatgtaAGACACATTTAAGTTTGCAtacaaaaaagaatattttgaagATGATGtatcaattatatatatatatatatttcttactaCACCTTATAATCATTGGATTTTTCAGATTTATGTTCTAACTTGTGCCTTTCATTTTGTTGGAATCCTGATGAAGAAGAAATGGTGGAAGGCTGTATTTGTATATCTTCGTAAACTGTACTTGGATTTGTATTTTCCCTTGTATTTTCTTGATTGATTAAAACATTTTGCTGTACAGAATGTTGCAAATTTGGCGAGGTAACATTGGTTGGCGAGGGTCGTAAAAATTCGTTCTTGGAACAATCATTTATAATATCTCTTAACCTCGTACCAGTACGAGTAGTTAAAGTCCTAGGAATTGTACGATGGGCAGTTACATTGGAATTGGACAAGGTCGCGGATATCGTAAACGCTCCAGATTGACGAGGAAGAGTAGTATGCGTTTGATAATTTTTTGGAGTAGTGAAATGCAAATTAGACACAGGTTGTGTGATTACATCCGGATGCTGGCCAGCAAAATTTGGAATTCCAATTGGAGTAGGTAAATTCTCATAAGTACTCGTCCCCATAGTAAAACTTGTAGTGGAAGTTCCTACACTAACACCTGGAGACAGTGTTTCGTTTTGATTAGACTGACGATAACTAGCGTATATATTTGGATTTGAAATTGGTCTACTCGGTGTTGACATTAAGCCGCTCGAATCTGTGATGGCACTGTCACATATCAATGTCGATGGATTTCCATTTATCCCACTTTGCGTGCTTCCTACTAGCGATACACTAGTACGACTATTAGCATTTGTCAGATAGctatttggaaaatttaattgagGAAGCGCTTGTGGATTCATCGATAGAAGAGCCTGCTCCGCTCGTGCTGCTGCTACAGCTTCCTCGTAAGGGGGTGGTGCCTCTCCACGTGGGAAGTAATTGCTGGGTGGTTTCCACAATGGATAACTAGCTCCACATGGAATGTCATCCATAGGGACACCATGTGACAATCCATCTCGTTCTAAGTACCCCATACTACCTAAATTTCTTTGGTCCTCTGCCAACTGTCTGTTCTGTCTTCCTGCCACACAAACTGTTAAAAGAAAGTCAATATTTCTGTTCCGCGATCTTAAGAAACAAACAAGTAATACATTTTGAAAAGTACAATACCTCGTATCTTTCTTTGGCGCAAACGATgtattaagaaaaataatagacTCAATGACAACACAGCTGTCACAAAACTAGCGACAGATCGTAGTCCTATATCATAATTCGCAGTAGCATCGGTCGTGTTACTGCCAATCCCATcggttttgtcattcgatagaGACGAAAGTGTATCGTCCAAGCAAATATACTCGCAACAGACATCACCAAGTCTGGAAGATTTACAATCTtcctattgaatataaaatgaattttgaatTGGATGCTCTATACCATTGGAAAAGAATAACATAATGCCTTAAGCATTATATTACATTACATTAGTATTTAAAATACCTCTGCAAATTTGCAAACGAATGCTTTACACCATTTTGGATTGCCATTATCGCAAACGCACAATGTACAGGGTTCTGGACCAGGAATGTAATATAAACCACTTTCGTAAGATCGTCCTTGTTGATCTTTGCAGGTAACACCGCTTTCCGCACGAATAACTGTGGAATATCCGGAGAAAacctttaaaaaatttgtttaacagtACTTTTCGATTTATCTCATATACTGTTTATCGTTACACATCGAACATGATCACTTTGCCAGTTACGAACTTGTATCTCGAAGTATAATCAGTACAGCAATTTGTACATACATAACGGCTGGTAAAATGTGGCGCGCGCATATCGTATCAAGCGAGCGAGCAGGTGAGCGGCAACAATACATGCGTCATATGCACGTTACGTCAATCAGTCCATCCAACTAGCgagttttcgttaaaaattgtcgCTCGATACGACCGTCCGAATAAATGAAACTGTAGGTAGAATTATTTGAACATGGAACGCGTAAAAATTGCAACCGTTCCATATCAAAAGCTACATATTTCGAAGCGATGAAGAATGTTTCCCTGATTCAAGAAATTTTAGGCGCGCAGTTTTGAAGGAAAGTCAAATATGAATCAAATATATGGAGCGAAACACTAGGATCGGTGAACAGAATGAAAAGATCGATCGGAATAAGGGAAAAAGACTCGAAAAGTGTCtcgaaaaaataggaaaggcAGGAACAAAGTAAAGAAAATACGAGCTTGACTCACcgttaaaaaatagaataaacgCGGAAACTGCATAACCGAGAAGGTTACTGCCGCTGTATCTCATTCTGCGTTCGTTAT
Proteins encoded in this region:
- the Iru gene encoding E3 ubiquitin-protein ligase Iruka isoform X2; amino-acid sequence: MAEAVVDGTPMSRFFCHKCSIEIERLRPDYTCPRCASGFIEELESSNNDSSNDINSGMDITSVDLADVNDLLPYVSEDLYDLDPRLIEMVLRLTTRGQTSNAPNRNNVLASRRRGIWLQNTRVTRHANSGRGRQDGHMSVQNMIQDFLFNLSRGLGHPVTQDGQPPVVNIRLFLGNPGDYVWSQDGLDAIVTQMLNQLDGTGPPPLPRKQIDEIPTTTVTQNHVDTKLQCSVCWEDFKVSEPVKLLPCQHLFHAPCIVPWLELHGTCPICRQSLGDQNSAEANRDTVGPSLAALFRAANESTYTSTSSTSSLGRNDSSNDSTSESSD
- the Iru gene encoding E3 ubiquitin-protein ligase Iruka isoform X3, yielding MAEAVVDGTPMSRFFCHKCSIEIERLRPDYTCPRCASGFIEELESSNNDSSNDINSGMDITSVDLADVNDLLPYFSQLYDLDPRLIEMVLRLTTRGQTSNAPNRNNVLASRRRGIWLQNTRVTRHANSGRGRQDGHMSVQNMIQDFLFNLSRGLGHPVTQDGQPPVVNIRLFLGNPGDYVWSQDGLDAIVTQMLNQLDGTGPPPLPRKQIDEIPTTTVTQNHVDTKLQCSVCWEDFKVSEPVKLLPCQHLFHAPCIVPWLELHGTCPICRQSLGDQNSAEANRDTVGPSLAALFRAANESTYTSTSSTSSLGRNDSSNDSTSESSD
- the Iru gene encoding E3 ubiquitin-protein ligase Iruka isoform X1, whose product is MAEAVVDGTPMSRFFCHKCSIEIERLRPDYTCPRCASGFIEELESSNNDSSNDINSGMDITSVDLADVNDLLPYVSEDFSQLYDLDPRLIEMVLRLTTRGQTSNAPNRNNVLASRRRGIWLQNTRVTRHANSGRGRQDGHMSVQNMIQDFLFNLSRGLGHPVTQDGQPPVVNIRLFLGNPGDYVWSQDGLDAIVTQMLNQLDGTGPPPLPRKQIDEIPTTTVTQNHVDTKLQCSVCWEDFKVSEPVKLLPCQHLFHAPCIVPWLELHGTCPICRQSLGDQNSAEANRDTVGPSLAALFRAANESTYTSTSSTSSLGRNDSSNDSTSESSD
- the Iru gene encoding E3 ubiquitin-protein ligase Iruka isoform X4, producing the protein MAEAVVDGTPMSRFFCHKCSIEIERLRPDYTCPRCASGFIEELESSNNDSSNDINSGMDITSVDLADVNDLLPYVSEDFSQLYDLDPRLIEMVLRLTTRGQTSNAPNRNNVLASRRRGIWLQNTRVTRHANSGRGRQDGHMSVQNMIQDFLFNLSRGLGHPVTQDGQPPVLFLGNPGDYVWSQDGLDAIVTQMLNQLDGTGPPPLPRKQIDEIPTTTVTQNHVDTKLQCSVCWEDFKVSEPVKLLPCQHLFHAPCIVPWLELHGTCPICRQSLGDQNSAEANRDTVGPSLAALFRAANESTYTSTSSTSSLGRNDSSNDSTSESSD
- the Iru gene encoding E3 ubiquitin-protein ligase Iruka isoform X5, which codes for MAEAVVDGTPMSRFFCHKCSIEIERLRPDYTCPRCASGFIEELESSNNDSSNDINSGMDITSVDLADVNDLLPYLYDLDPRLIEMVLRLTTRGQTSNAPNRNNVLASRRRGIWLQNTRVTRHANSGRGRQDGHMSVQNMIQDFLFNLSRGLGHPVTQDGQPPVVNIRLFLGNPGDYVWSQDGLDAIVTQMLNQLDGTGPPPLPRKQIDEIPTTTVTQNHVDTKLQCSVCWEDFKVSEPVKLLPCQHLFHAPCIVPWLELHGTCPICRQSLGDQNSAEANRDTVGPSLAALFRAANESTYTSTSSTSSLGRNDSSNDSTSESSD